A part of Chitinimonas koreensis genomic DNA contains:
- a CDS encoding M23 family metallopeptidase, with protein MNIILVSNRLSKAVTLGPRHLWLVGALLGLALLGLATLASWATYTLTKPFGIQLPALPGTSAAQQRQIDTLAVKLGQMQAQLVRLDGLTRRVSEQTGIDAKPFLSSSAAPQGGAVSRLPERALDFKTLAGQVGLTDRRIEDAIDQYGLIDTVLTQRKLNTFQAPANLPTAAGVRSSLYGWRIDPFSGRQTFHEGIDFVGDIGTPIYAAAGGRVLRAERHPEYGNMLEIDHGNGITSRYAHASQLLVKEGDRVTTGQQVALLGNSGRSTGPHLHFEIRYKDVPQNPLYFLRLAHAPTTVQVAAD; from the coding sequence ATGAACATTATTCTGGTTTCCAACCGCCTCTCCAAGGCGGTCACGCTCGGACCGCGCCACCTGTGGCTGGTCGGCGCGCTGCTGGGCCTGGCGCTGCTGGGCCTCGCCACGCTGGCCAGCTGGGCCACCTACACGCTGACCAAGCCGTTCGGCATCCAGCTGCCGGCGCTGCCGGGCACCTCGGCCGCGCAGCAGCGCCAGATCGACACGCTGGCGGTCAAGCTCGGCCAGATGCAGGCGCAGCTGGTGCGGCTCGACGGCCTGACCCGCCGCGTGTCGGAACAGACCGGCATCGACGCCAAGCCCTTCCTCAGCAGCTCGGCCGCACCGCAGGGCGGCGCCGTGTCGCGGCTGCCCGAGCGCGCGCTGGACTTCAAGACGCTGGCCGGCCAGGTCGGCCTGACCGATCGCCGCATCGAGGACGCCATCGACCAGTACGGCCTGATCGACACCGTGCTGACCCAGCGGAAGCTCAACACCTTCCAGGCGCCGGCCAACCTGCCGACCGCGGCCGGCGTGCGCTCCTCGCTGTACGGCTGGCGCATCGATCCGTTCTCGGGCCGGCAGACCTTCCACGAAGGCATCGACTTCGTCGGCGACATCGGCACGCCGATCTACGCCGCCGCCGGCGGCCGGGTGCTGCGGGCGGAGCGCCATCCCGAGTATGGTAATATGCTCGAGATCGACCACGGCAACGGCATCACCAGCCGCTATGCGCATGCTTCGCAGCTGCTGGTGAAGGAAGGCGACCGCGTGACGACCGGACAGCAGGTGGCCCTCTTGGGCAACAGCGGGCGTTCGACCGGCCCCCATCTGCATTTCGAGATTCGTTACAAGGACGTGCCGCAGAATCCGCTCTACTTCCTGCGGCTGGCGCATGCGCCGACCACCGTGCAAGTGGCCGCCGATTGA